The Shewanella japonica genome has a window encoding:
- the ylqF gene encoding ribosome biogenesis GTPase YlqF has translation MAIQWYPGHMHKARKEIEEAMPQVDLVIEVLDARIPYSSENPMVSTLRGDKPCIKLLNKSDLADPEVTARWIEYLEQEQGVKATAITTLQPGQVKSIPDICRKLVPARDKVEKDIRTMIMGIPNVGKSTIINTLAGRTIAKTGNEPAVTKRQQRINLKNGIVLSDTPGILWPKVDNESSSYRLAVTGAIKDTAMEYEDVAMFAAEYFLQAYPKAICERYKLAELPETDIELLEAIGRKRGALRPGGRIDLHKASELLLHEFRSGKTGLLTLETPEMAEVEKAEVARLLAEKEALKQQKLEQEKLKRSGKRHQQG, from the coding sequence ATGGCAATTCAATGGTACCCAGGACACATGCACAAAGCTCGTAAAGAGATTGAAGAGGCAATGCCTCAAGTCGATCTTGTCATCGAGGTTTTAGATGCACGTATTCCATACAGTAGCGAAAACCCTATGGTGTCAACGTTAAGGGGCGATAAGCCATGTATCAAATTACTCAATAAATCTGACTTAGCCGATCCGGAAGTCACTGCTCGCTGGATTGAATACCTTGAACAAGAGCAAGGCGTTAAAGCAACAGCCATTACCACGCTTCAACCAGGGCAAGTTAAGAGCATTCCTGATATTTGTCGTAAATTAGTACCAGCTCGAGACAAAGTAGAAAAAGATATACGTACGATGATTATGGGGATCCCAAACGTCGGAAAATCAACCATTATCAACACACTGGCAGGCAGAACTATCGCTAAAACCGGTAATGAGCCCGCTGTGACCAAGCGTCAGCAACGTATTAATCTCAAAAATGGCATTGTACTATCAGACACGCCAGGCATCTTATGGCCAAAAGTTGACAATGAATCAAGTAGTTACCGCTTGGCAGTAACCGGTGCTATTAAAGATACCGCAATGGAATACGAAGATGTTGCTATGTTTGCGGCAGAATATTTCTTACAAGCTTATCCTAAAGCGATTTGCGAGCGATACAAGCTCGCCGAGCTCCCGGAAACCGATATAGAATTACTCGAAGCGATTGGCCGTAAACGTGGTGCACTTAGACCTGGTGGCCGTATCGATTTACATAAGGCGTCTGAATTATTACTGCATGAATTCCGCTCTGGAAAAACAGGTTTACTAACACTAGAAACGCCTGAAATGGCAGAAGTTGAAAAAGCCGAAGTCGCTAGACTATTAGCTGAAAAAGAGGCGTTAAAGCAACAAAAACTTGAACAAGAAAAGCTAAAACGCTCAGGCAAGCGACACCAACAAGGTTAA
- a CDS encoding isopenicillin N synthase family dioxygenase, whose translation MKLETIDYRSEDCAKQFVESLRETGFGVLSNHPISKELVETIYKEWYEFFQSEQKQDFLFKPETQDGFFPASISETAKGHTVKDIKEYFHVYPWGRIPESLKQNILAYYKHANQLAAELLGWIEQYAPEDVAKHFSIPLPKMIEDSQKTLLRVLHYPPMLGDEELGAIRAAAHEDINLITVLPAANEPGLQVQTKDDTWIDVPSDFGNIIINIGDMLQEASGGYYPSTSHRVINPEGTDKTKSRISLPLFLHPNPEVVLSERYTADSYLMERLRELGVI comes from the coding sequence ATGAAATTAGAAACCATTGATTACCGCTCAGAAGATTGCGCAAAGCAATTTGTTGAGTCATTACGTGAGACCGGATTTGGTGTTTTATCAAATCACCCTATTAGCAAAGAGCTCGTAGAAACCATCTATAAAGAATGGTATGAGTTTTTTCAATCAGAACAAAAACAGGATTTTCTGTTTAAACCTGAAACCCAAGATGGCTTTTTCCCAGCATCAATATCTGAAACGGCAAAAGGACATACAGTAAAAGATATCAAAGAATATTTTCACGTATACCCTTGGGGTCGTATTCCTGAATCATTAAAACAGAATATTCTTGCTTACTATAAACATGCAAATCAGCTCGCCGCTGAACTACTCGGCTGGATTGAACAGTATGCGCCTGAGGACGTCGCCAAGCACTTCTCTATTCCTTTACCTAAAATGATTGAAGATAGTCAAAAGACATTATTAAGAGTGTTGCACTATCCACCAATGTTAGGTGATGAAGAACTGGGTGCAATCCGAGCAGCAGCCCATGAAGATATTAACCTTATCACTGTCTTACCAGCAGCGAATGAACCAGGATTGCAGGTTCAAACCAAGGACGATACTTGGATTGATGTCCCAAGTGACTTTGGTAATATCATTATTAATATCGGCGACATGCTACAAGAAGCCTCTGGTGGTTATTACCCTTCGACATCGCATCGTGTGATCAATCCAGAAGGCACAGATAAAACTAAATCAAGGATCTCTTTGCCACTATTTTTACATCCTAACCCTGAAGTTGTGCTTTCTGAACGCTATACTGCAGACAGTTATTTAATGGAAAGATTAAGAGAACTTGGTGTAATTTAA
- a CDS encoding bifunctional methionine sulfoxide reductase B/A protein codes for MNELTEFEKYVIEQKGTERPFSGEYVNHDAEGLYLCKKYLNPLYKSEFKFNAYCGWPAFDDEIHGAIDRTLDADGQRTEITCHECGGHLGHVFKGEMLTGKNTRHCVNSTSMVFKSKEEIENERSAKAKSMELATFGAGCFWCIEAIFQRLDGVESVISGYSGGGTEDAHYEAVTSGTTGHAEVVQVTYDPSVISYQTLLAVFFAIHDPTTLNRQGNDKGPQYRSVIFTHDAKQVDAATIAISKLIQQGIWPKPIVTEVTMFEAFYQAESFHENYFANNAEQPYCQILIKPKFEQAMKQFEAILKK; via the coding sequence ATGAACGAATTAACTGAGTTTGAAAAGTATGTCATTGAGCAAAAAGGAACTGAACGTCCATTTAGTGGAGAGTACGTCAATCATGATGCAGAAGGCTTGTACTTATGTAAAAAATACTTAAACCCATTATATAAAAGCGAATTTAAATTTAATGCTTACTGTGGATGGCCAGCATTTGATGACGAAATTCACGGTGCTATAGATAGAACGCTGGATGCTGATGGTCAACGCACAGAAATTACCTGCCACGAATGCGGTGGCCATCTTGGCCATGTTTTTAAAGGCGAAATGTTAACGGGTAAAAATACACGTCATTGTGTCAATTCAACTTCGATGGTGTTTAAAAGCAAAGAAGAAATTGAAAATGAACGTTCAGCAAAAGCAAAGTCGATGGAGTTAGCAACTTTCGGTGCTGGCTGTTTTTGGTGTATCGAAGCGATATTCCAACGTCTAGACGGTGTTGAATCTGTAATTTCTGGCTATAGCGGCGGTGGAACTGAAGATGCGCATTACGAAGCGGTCACCAGTGGAACTACTGGCCACGCAGAAGTTGTTCAAGTGACTTATGATCCTAGCGTGATAAGTTATCAAACATTACTTGCGGTATTTTTTGCGATTCATGATCCGACGACATTAAATCGCCAAGGCAATGATAAAGGCCCTCAATATCGTTCGGTTATTTTTACTCATGATGCCAAACAAGTTGATGCTGCGACTATTGCTATCAGTAAACTGATTCAGCAAGGTATTTGGCCTAAACCTATTGTGACAGAAGTAACAATGTTTGAAGCCTTTTATCAAGCAGAGAGTTTTCATGAAAATTATTTTGCCAATAATGCAGAGCAGCCGTATTGCCAAATTTTAATTAAGCCTAAGTTCGAACAAGCGATGAAACAGTTTGAGGCTATATTAAAAAAGTGA